In Streptomyces sp. NBC_00878, a single window of DNA contains:
- a CDS encoding Gfo/Idh/MocA family protein, whose protein sequence is MTTTPSGTAREIGVGLISVGWMGKLHSRAYQALPSVYPELGLKPRLVHAADTAEDRAAYARDVLGYERAGTDYRAVLDDPDVEVVSICAPNMLHHEIGIAAAKAGKPFWIEKPVGRGAEETAEVAAAARAAGVVTSIGYNYRHAPAVERARELVAEGRLGRITNVRATFFSGYASEPKGALSWRFKRELAGHGALGDLMSHVVDLVSYVVAPIREVSALTSTVYTERPILPMGSGTHFAVIEDGEMAQVENDDYTAALVRFHGDAVGTLEASRTIVGPQCGIGFEIYGTDGSLTWNFERMNELRVALDRSGPHQGYTTVLGNGHMGDYASFQPGPGNSMGYDDLKVIEAKKFLAAVAGLEHHNSTIDDAHAVAEVISAAAASAESGAWEPVPDVVGATFGHQARS, encoded by the coding sequence ATGACCACGACCCCCTCGGGCACCGCACGCGAGATCGGCGTCGGACTGATCAGCGTCGGCTGGATGGGCAAGCTGCACAGCCGCGCCTACCAGGCACTGCCCTCCGTCTACCCCGAGCTGGGCCTCAAGCCGCGGCTCGTCCACGCGGCGGACACGGCCGAGGACCGCGCGGCCTACGCCCGTGACGTACTCGGCTACGAGAGGGCGGGCACCGACTACCGCGCCGTCCTGGACGACCCGGACGTCGAGGTCGTGTCGATCTGCGCGCCGAACATGCTCCACCACGAGATCGGCATCGCCGCCGCCAAGGCGGGCAAGCCCTTCTGGATCGAGAAGCCCGTCGGACGCGGCGCGGAGGAGACCGCCGAGGTCGCCGCCGCGGCCCGCGCCGCCGGAGTGGTGACGTCCATCGGCTACAACTACCGCCACGCCCCCGCGGTCGAGCGGGCCAGGGAACTCGTCGCCGAGGGACGGCTGGGCCGCATCACCAACGTGCGCGCCACCTTCTTCTCCGGCTACGCCTCCGAACCCAAGGGCGCCCTGTCCTGGCGCTTCAAGCGGGAACTGGCCGGACATGGCGCACTGGGCGACCTGATGAGCCACGTCGTGGACCTGGTCAGCTACGTCGTCGCCCCGATCCGCGAGGTCTCCGCGCTCACCAGCACCGTCTACACCGAGCGCCCGATCCTCCCGATGGGCTCGGGCACGCACTTCGCCGTCATCGAGGACGGCGAGATGGCACAGGTCGAGAACGACGACTACACCGCCGCCCTCGTCCGCTTCCACGGTGACGCCGTCGGCACGCTGGAGGCGTCCCGCACCATCGTCGGCCCGCAGTGCGGCATCGGCTTCGAGATCTACGGCACCGACGGCTCGCTCACCTGGAACTTCGAGCGGATGAACGAGCTGCGCGTCGCCCTCGACCGCAGTGGCCCGCACCAGGGCTACACCACCGTGCTCGGCAACGGCCACATGGGCGACTACGCAAGCTTCCAGCCCGGCCCCGGCAACAGCATGGGCTACGACGACCTGAAGGTGATCGAGGCGAAGAAGTTCCTCGCCGCCGTGGCCGGCCTCGAACACCACAACTCCACGATCGACGACGCGCACGCCGTCGCCGAGGTGATCTCCGCGGCCGCCGCCTCCGCGGAGAGCGGCGCCTGGGAGCCGGTGCCGGACGTCGTCGGCGCGACCTTCGGTCACCAGGCACGGAGCTGA